The Manihot esculenta cultivar AM560-2 chromosome 1, M.esculenta_v8, whole genome shotgun sequence genome has a window encoding:
- the LOC110600099 gene encoding phosphoserine aminotransferase 2, chloroplastic: MASKLASSPNSLLLQNPIRQNLPLKPDSSAANFANFATQNKPISIRCSATSTAPVSSIPATQDPEGRVFNFAAGPAILPANVLKKAQAELYNWRGSGMSVMEMSHRGKEFLSIIQKAEADLRALLNIPEDFAVLFLQGGATTQFAMIPLNLCKPDDQVDYVVTGSWGDKAFKEAQKFCKPKVIWSGKSENYTKIPSFDGLEQSPYAKYLHICANETIHGVEFKDYPTPKNGILVADMSSNFCSKPVDVSKFGLIYAGAQKNVGPSGVTIVIIKKDLIGNAQEITPVMLDYKIHADNNSLYNTPPCYGIYTCGLVFEDLLAQGGLSEVEKKNTKKAELLYHAIDESNGFYSCPVEKSVRSLMNVPFTLEKSDLEAEFIKEAAKEQMVQLKGHRSVGGMRASIYNAMPLAGVEKLVAFMKDFQARHT; encoded by the coding sequence ATGGCATCAAAACTCGCCTCCTCCCCAAACTCTCTCCTTCTCCAAAATCCTATTCGCCAAAACCTGCCCCTCAAACCCGATTCCTCCGCCGCCAACTTTGCTAATTTCGCCACCCAAAACAAGCCCATTTCTATCAGATGTTCAGCCACATCAACAGCTCCAGTCTCCTCAATCCCTGCAACCCAAGATCCCGAAGGCCGTGTCTTCAATTTCGCCGCCGGTCCTGCCATCTTACCTGCCAACGTCCTCAAGAAAGCCCAGGCGGAGCTCTACAACTGGCGCGGATCTGGCATGAGTGTTATGGAGATGAGCCATAGAGGGAAAGAATTTCTCTCTATTATTCAGAAGGCCGAGGCTGATCTCCGTGCTCTGTTGAACATCCCAGAAGATTTCGCCGTACTATTTCTCCAGGGCGGCGCAACCACGCAGTTCGCCATGATCCCGTTGAATCTGTGCAAGCCCGATGACCAGGTTGACTACGTGGTCACTGGGTCGTGGGGGGATAAGGCTTTCAAGGAGGCACAAAAGTTTTGCAAGCCCAAGGTGATTTGGTCCGGAAAATCTGAAAATTATACAAAAATTCCATCTTTTGATGGTTTAGAGCAAAGCCCATATGCTAAATATTTGCATATTTGCGCTAACGAGACCATTCATGGAGTGGAATTCAAGGATTACCCAACTCCCAAAAATGGGATTTTGGTGGCTGACATGTCTTCAAATTTCTGTTCAAAGCCAGTAGACGTTTCCAAGTTTGGTTTGATCTACGCTGGTGCCCAGAAGAATGTAGGGCCATCAGGGGTTACAATCGTGATAATCAAGAAAGATCTGATTGGAAATGCTCAAGAGATCACTCCTGTGATGCTGGACTACAAGATCCATGCAGATAACAATTCACTCTATAACACCCCTCCTTGTTATGGCATTTACACGTGTGGTTTGGTCTTTGAGGATCTTCTGGCACAGGGAGGATTATCAGAGGTTGAAAAGAAGAACACGAAGAAAGCAGAACTGCTTTACCATGCCATTGACGAGAGCAATGGGTTCTATAGTTGCCCAGTTGAAAAATCTGTGAGGTCATTGATGAATGTGCCATTTACACTGGAGAAGTCTGACTTGGAAGCTGAGTTCATCAAAGAAGCTGCTAAGGAGCAGATGGTTCAGCTCAAAGGGCATAGATCAGTGGGAGGAATGCGTGCTAGCATTTACAATGCAATGCCGCTGGCTGGAGTTGAAAAGTTGGTTGCTTTCATGAAAGATTTTCAGGCAAGGCATACTTGA
- the LOC110622928 gene encoding G2/mitotic-specific cyclin-2 isoform X2 encodes MNVSDENNPNIAKPTLFQGELRMGNRKFGQEIRHNRRVLNVLNQKFIGAQAYPCVVSKRRLSENLGVSERNQLDPVHRPITRKFAAQLSSTHQHCPQETKRQKPSAPSANGFGDCIFIDVEEENKAPADHAEPMFLEQTEAVLDEMEEVEMEDIIEEPILDIDGCDAKNPLAVVDYVEDMYAYYRKKESFSCVSPNYMEQQFDINEKMRAILIDWLIEVHDKFELMNETLFLTVNLIDRFLSQQTVVRKKLQLVGLVALLLACKYEEVSVPVVGDLILISDKAYNRKEILEMENLMLNRLQFNMSVPTPYVFMQRFLKAAQCDKKIELLSFFLIELSIVEYEMLKFPPSLLAAAAIYTAQCTIYGFKQWSRTCECHSSYSEDQLLECSRLMVGFHQKAGTGKLSGVHRKYNTSKFGYTSKCEAAHFLLENKE; translated from the exons ATGAATGTATCTGATGAGAACAATCCTAACATTGCCAAACCCACACTTTTTCAAG GAGAGCTTCGGATGGGTAACAGAAAGTTTGGACAGGAGATTAGACACAACAGAAGAGTTCTAAATGTTTTAAATCAGAAATTTATTGGGGCACAAGCATATCCTTGTGTTGTTAGCAAGAGACGCCTGTCAGA AAATCTTGGAGTCTCTGAAAGAAACCAGCTAGATCCTGTGCATCGACCGATTACAAG GAAGTTTGCTGCACAATTGTCAAGTACACATCAGCATTGTCCACAG GAGACAAAGAGGCAGAAACCATCAGCTCCAAGCGCAAATGGGTTTGGAGACTGTATATTCATAGATGTTGAAGAAGAAAATAAGGCACCTGCAGATCATGCAGAACCAATGTTTTTAGAACAAACAGAAGCAGTCCTTGATGAGATG GAGGAGGTTGAAATGGAGGATATAATTGAAGAGCCCATCTTGGATATTGATGGCTGTGATGCAAAGAATCCTCTTGCTGTTGTTGATTATGTTGAAGACATGTATGCCTACTACAGAAAAAAGGAG AGTTTTAGCTGTGTCTCCCCAAACTACATGGAACAACAGTTCGACATCAATGAGAAGATGAGAGCTATACTAATAGACTGGCTTATTGAG GTGCATGACAAGTTTGAACTCATGAACGAGACATTATTTCTTACAGTTAATCTTATAGATAGGTTTCTATCACAGCAAACAGTGGTAAGAAAGAAGCTTCAATTGGTTGGATTGGTTGCCCTGCTATTAGCATGCAAGTACGAGGAAGTTTCTGTTCCAGTAGTGGGAGATCTAATTCTTATATCAGATAAGGCTTACAACAGGAAAGAAATTCTAGAAATG GAAAATTTGATGCTCAACAGATTACAGTTCAATATGTCAGTTCCAACTCcatatgttttcatgcaaaggTTCCTCAAGGCTGCTCAATGTGATAAGAAG ATTGAGCTGTTGTCCTTTTTCTTGATTGAGCTTTCTATTGTGGAGTATGAAATGCTCAAGTTCCCACCATCTCTGCTGGCGGCTGCAGCAATCTATACTGCTCAGTGCACAATCTATGGATTCAAGCAGTGGAGTAGGACCTGTGAGTGTCACAGCAGCTATTCAGAAGATCAACTTTT AGAATGTTCAAGACTAATGGTTGGTTTCCACCAGAAAGCTGGGACAGGGAAACTCAGTGGAGTACACAGGAAATACAATACATCAAAGTTTGGGTATACTTCAAAATGTGAAGCAGCACATTTTCTATTAGAGAATAAAGAATAG
- the LOC110622928 gene encoding G2/mitotic-specific cyclin-2 isoform X1 produces the protein MNVSDENNPNIAKPTLFQGELRMGNRKFGQEIRHNRRVLNVLNQKFIGAQAYPCVVSKRRLSENLGVSERNQLDPVHRPITRKFAAQLSSTHQHCPQQETKRQKPSAPSANGFGDCIFIDVEEENKAPADHAEPMFLEQTEAVLDEMEEVEMEDIIEEPILDIDGCDAKNPLAVVDYVEDMYAYYRKKESFSCVSPNYMEQQFDINEKMRAILIDWLIEVHDKFELMNETLFLTVNLIDRFLSQQTVVRKKLQLVGLVALLLACKYEEVSVPVVGDLILISDKAYNRKEILEMENLMLNRLQFNMSVPTPYVFMQRFLKAAQCDKKIELLSFFLIELSIVEYEMLKFPPSLLAAAAIYTAQCTIYGFKQWSRTCECHSSYSEDQLLECSRLMVGFHQKAGTGKLSGVHRKYNTSKFGYTSKCEAAHFLLENKE, from the exons ATGAATGTATCTGATGAGAACAATCCTAACATTGCCAAACCCACACTTTTTCAAG GAGAGCTTCGGATGGGTAACAGAAAGTTTGGACAGGAGATTAGACACAACAGAAGAGTTCTAAATGTTTTAAATCAGAAATTTATTGGGGCACAAGCATATCCTTGTGTTGTTAGCAAGAGACGCCTGTCAGA AAATCTTGGAGTCTCTGAAAGAAACCAGCTAGATCCTGTGCATCGACCGATTACAAG GAAGTTTGCTGCACAATTGTCAAGTACACATCAGCATTGTCCACAG CAGGAGACAAAGAGGCAGAAACCATCAGCTCCAAGCGCAAATGGGTTTGGAGACTGTATATTCATAGATGTTGAAGAAGAAAATAAGGCACCTGCAGATCATGCAGAACCAATGTTTTTAGAACAAACAGAAGCAGTCCTTGATGAGATG GAGGAGGTTGAAATGGAGGATATAATTGAAGAGCCCATCTTGGATATTGATGGCTGTGATGCAAAGAATCCTCTTGCTGTTGTTGATTATGTTGAAGACATGTATGCCTACTACAGAAAAAAGGAG AGTTTTAGCTGTGTCTCCCCAAACTACATGGAACAACAGTTCGACATCAATGAGAAGATGAGAGCTATACTAATAGACTGGCTTATTGAG GTGCATGACAAGTTTGAACTCATGAACGAGACATTATTTCTTACAGTTAATCTTATAGATAGGTTTCTATCACAGCAAACAGTGGTAAGAAAGAAGCTTCAATTGGTTGGATTGGTTGCCCTGCTATTAGCATGCAAGTACGAGGAAGTTTCTGTTCCAGTAGTGGGAGATCTAATTCTTATATCAGATAAGGCTTACAACAGGAAAGAAATTCTAGAAATG GAAAATTTGATGCTCAACAGATTACAGTTCAATATGTCAGTTCCAACTCcatatgttttcatgcaaaggTTCCTCAAGGCTGCTCAATGTGATAAGAAG ATTGAGCTGTTGTCCTTTTTCTTGATTGAGCTTTCTATTGTGGAGTATGAAATGCTCAAGTTCCCACCATCTCTGCTGGCGGCTGCAGCAATCTATACTGCTCAGTGCACAATCTATGGATTCAAGCAGTGGAGTAGGACCTGTGAGTGTCACAGCAGCTATTCAGAAGATCAACTTTT AGAATGTTCAAGACTAATGGTTGGTTTCCACCAGAAAGCTGGGACAGGGAAACTCAGTGGAGTACACAGGAAATACAATACATCAAAGTTTGGGTATACTTCAAAATGTGAAGCAGCACATTTTCTATTAGAGAATAAAGAATAG